The following are encoded together in the Culex pipiens pallens isolate TS chromosome 1, TS_CPP_V2, whole genome shotgun sequence genome:
- the LOC120428438 gene encoding uncharacterized protein LOC120428438 — translation MDNDRLARNVQLLSAIEKGELAKVIKHLNAGAEVDFINFHRSKNTPLHDAVAFGHEKIVEILLEKGASPDSLNEDKKTPAQLLGSLGEKKRKAIGPLLGKFSKKKKTKAENTKKQPVCESPVKPSGTFAKRQGTAAAGQQYESKLLTMVLFQLLHNDQVESFYLGSNLDGIGALDDIVLKTHVRGKSRLQFVQCKHRKEEDTINFTDMIDIKNTTGDFHLYKYFESYRKICSLFDPDNSSVIFQEKIKDIDIELIIITPATITFPKYIVYIETNGLSENINTVETGKIWQVKYSEKIREIFETIHRKKLIEFLAQLLFLPEFQIDLEEAIEKLKSAKCVEIFNDLEHSDRKKYFKNIQVVKNTIKDADLKTKIDMIDERFTTESLLPSGYSIILEDFFNKLRLYTKQATEDELKDVVVSMIKLKDYEYEDALFFKTHEAVQKWWASSGQVEYLTESCDFFEVADNECKLDKIHSISTDWLQKYYVEFRLNMLIKNPKWINLHEKVKEEKFYVNIYSSTSELCCTKVIQLLKWHKNEFKFIKLNNTEIDFLIEVLSKGNKEHNLILVYLPELNCELVEKIRQKVNKLIVISTNGHHGDWLSLSDTTKNILELKTEFQEKLLETKVTFQGNSIPLERLMERAPKQLIDAETIKKLVTNEKITISLDFTNSGQFYIQRDLLEYRQNQLVPRKIDTVDDKVVIVTAGPGIGKSMMLTGRAAAIKSEYPSSWIVRINLLQHSTLFDKWTNQYKIAKLPKSEVFNFLLKTNNCETSKGTIFEENIFKWYCEQYKLVLLVDGFDEVSPDYTTIVLQLLQSLKDNFADTLWVTTRTGTAQTVLEENLEVCAHLLKPFSLEESKIFLRHFWIEIDPHHKYVRDYVDKLDSHFSQPTNQGEHKLITIPLHTSMIGTKFKSDFKEYCKSNGTQTNFEKYDLLTIYESFINFKFNDIFMEQKNKFKCSQPQTKILVGQIYHEHKLASIYALFNIAYATKLLSKDEIRIVECLLHSENVLKAGIISHIKDEKPTFVHQTYAEFFVAKFIWEKYSACEIDKFESFVDLIFIKNFVEGDRSQITHFLLKIAQSEKQNDEVKVSKACVLLDQLLSLKLCSKAEFSKRSISFLLGIVECSIPEKGTEGFAKFKSIVNKKPKSRNILLLKAAENGYLKLVRLTMDDSPDDWINISFDWLDGWTALHFSANGGHEPVVDYLLGKSAIVDTETAENGQTALHLAAAKGHSIIIEALLGKKANINARTTDSGATPLHLAAQQGSTEVVSKLLENGADKYATTLVDGETPLHVGCRYGHLDIVKLLTANEEDINIRTTKNESTPLHVATENGHSAIANFLLEKGALVSVVTKDLGFTPLHFAAQNDLSETVSLLLDKDAPTDSISKSDGQTALHLAVTHRNANVVSLLLEKKANINIQTENDGWTALHLAIRNNSYEMVEMMLQYVTDINAINVCKKNQTLLHEAVLTGNSKLVKLILDSGADTEAENINKMTPKDLASNLDNQQRQEIDAIFNEHFNKDLTYGKRPGTAAIAGLNYELKILTMVLFRLLHDEKIDDFYLGSNIEGAGYFDDVVIRTRSGDKSRVYFILTKHARAGRTENLLDTINIQGTNYKFNLFKYFESYVEIRQRFNSKSNHVMFQGEFEQTELELILMTPIGFVVLENCHTEQISAFSTFYTNSTRNVIQIIPSNELLHEWISQSSQFLKKKFNEIENESHESLLDLARDFFSKFKIYSEYAAEDEMEGIIRRDILSKHYECDELLYLKSLAAVESWYKQTGEVTFLTKSSKIFETFNNEIELDQLHSINTKKVKGFVPRVTYEYDDATNSISKDCFKEIEETLPIFINFFSTKPYITCLKLLYHVHSLGCEVKIVLLDKAEVEQTLSVLSKVDKPRCLFIAVLPEPDKVAIEKLRKKVNKLVVVTKHEYRGEWKSIEDKT, via the coding sequence ATGGATAACGACAGACTTGCAAGGAATGTTCAACTGTTGAGTGCAATCGAAAAGGGCGAACTTGCCAAGGTGATAAAGCATCTAAATGCCGGTGCAGAAGTGGATTTTATCAATTTCCATCGCAGCAAAAATACTCCTCTGCACGATGCAGTGGCCTTCGGTCATGAAAAGATTGTGGAGATCTTACTCGAAAAGGGAGCGTCCCCAGACTCATTGAATGAGGACAAAAAGACACCGGCTCAGTTACTTGGTTCTTTGGGTGAAAAGAAGCGAAAAGCAATTGGACCACTTCTCGggaagttttcaaagaaaaaaaaaacaaaagctgaAAACACGAAGAAGCAACCTGTCTGTGAATCACCAGTTAAACCAAGTGGAACCTTCGCCAAACGACAAGGGACAGCTGCCGCCGGACAACAATATGAGTCCAAACTCTTGACCATGGTTCTGTTCCAGTTGCTTCACAATGACCAAGTTGAGAGCTTTTATCTGGGATCTAATTTGGATGGAATCGGCGCATTAGACGATATCGTGCTCAAAACTCACGTTAGAGGAAAATCTCGTTTGCAGTTTGTTCAATGCAAACATCGAAAAGAAGAAGACACCATCAATTTTACCGATATGATCgacataaaaaatacaacagGAGATTTTCAtctttacaaatattttgagaGTTACAGAAAAATTTGCTCGTTATTTGATCCAGATAATAGTAGTGTTATTTTTCAAGAGAAAATTAAAGACATTGATATAGAGCTTATTATCATAACTCCAGCTACGATTACTTTTCCAAAGTATATAGTATATATTGAAACGAATGGCTTGAGCGAAAACATTAATACAGTGGAAACAGGTAAAATCTGGCAAGTAAAGTATTCGGAAAAGATAagagaaatatttgaaacaataCATAGGAAGAAATTGATAGAGTTTTTAGCACAGCTTTTATTTTTACCAGAATTTCAAATTGATCTAGAAGAGGCGATTGAAAAACTTAAATCAGCAAAatgtgttgaaatttttaacgaTCTGGAACATTCAGACCGAaagaaatactttaaaaatatacaGGTAGTTAAGAACACGATAAAAGATGCTGATCTGAAAACTAAGATTGATATGATTGACGAAAGATTTACTACAGAGTCACTGCTTCCATCAGGGTACTCCATAATattagaagattttttcaacaaacttaGATTGTATACGAAACAAGCCACGGAAGATGAACTTAAAGACGTTGTTGTAAGCATGATCAAATTAAAGGATTACGAATATGAGGACGCTCTGTTCTTTAAAACACACGAGGCCGTTCAAAAGTGGTGGGCAAGTTCGGGACAGGTTGAATATTTAACGGAAagttgtgacttttttgaagttGCTGATAATGAATGTAAGCTTGATAAAATTCATTCTATAAGCACGGATtggctccaaaaatactatgtCGAATTCCGCTTAAATATGTTGATCAAAAACCCAAAATGGATTAATCTTCATGAAAAAGTTAAGGAAGAAAAGTTTTACGTTAATATTTATAGTAGCACATCAGAACTTTGCTGCACAAAGGTTATTCAACTCTTGAAATGGCATAAGAATgagtttaaatttataaaactaaATAATACAGAAATTGATTTCTTGATTGAAGTTCTCTCGAAAGGCAATAAGGAACATAATTTAATCCTTGTCTATCTGCCTGAATTGAAttgtgaactcgttgaaaaaattcgccaaaaagttaataaactTATTGTTATCTCTACAAACGGGCATCACGGTGATTGGCTATCCTTGTCAGAcacaaccaaaaatatattggaacttaaaactgaatttcaagaaaaattgcTCGAAACCAAGGTGACTTTCCAAGGTAATTCTATACCCCTGGAGAGGTTAATGGAAAGAGCTCCCAAACAGTTGATCGATGCAGAAACGATTAAAAAACTTGTGACCAATGAAAAGATTAcgatttctttagatttcacAAACtctggccaattttacatacagAGGGATTTGCTGGAGTATCGTCAAAACCAACTCGTTCCAAGGAAAATTGATACAGTTGATGATAAAGTGGTTATTGTTACCGCAGGTCCCGGAATCGGGAAATCTATGATGTTGACAGGACGTGCAGCAGCAATCAAAAGTGAGTACCCTTCTAGTTGGATTGTAAGAATTAATTTACTACAACATTCAACATTGTTCGATAAATGGACAAATCaatacaaaattgcaaaactgcCCAAATCTGAAGTGTTCAATTTTCTATTAAAAACGAATAATTGTGAAACAAGCAAAGGAACAATTTTCGAAGAAAACATATTTAAGTGGTATTGCGAGCAGTATAAATTAGTCTTGCTGGTAGATGGATTTGACGAAGTTAGTCCCGATTATACGACGATTGTTTTGCAACTTCTGCAATCACTCAAAGATAACTTTGCTGATACACTTTGGGTGACCACACGAACCGGTACAGCACAAACAGTATTAGAAGAAAACCTTGAGGTTTGTGCCCACCTGCTTAAACCATTCAGCCTGGAAGAGTCGAAGatatttttgaggcatttttggATTGAAATCGATCCCCACCATAAATATGTTCGAGATTACGTAGATAAACTGGATTCACATTTCTCTCAACCAACTAATCAAGGTGAACACAAACTGATCACAATTCCATTGCACACAAGTATGATTGGGACAAAATTCAAAAGTGATTTTAAAGAATATTGTAAATCTAACGGTACtcagacaaattttgaaaaatatgactTGTTAACAATTTATGAAagctttattaattttaaatttaatgatatttttatggaacagaaaaataaatttaaatgttcccAACCTCAAACCAAGATACTGGTAGGACAGATCTATCATGAACATAAATTAGCTTCAATCTATGCATTATTCAATATTGCGTACGCAACAAAACTGCTGAGTAAAGACGAAATAAGAATTGTTGAGTGTTTGCTACATTCTGAAAATGTGCTCAAAGCTGGTATTATTTCACATATTAAGGATGAAAAGCCAACATTTGTGCATCAAACTTACGCCGAGTTTTTTGTGGCAAAGTTCATTTGGGAAAAATATTCTGCCtgtgaaattgataaatttgaatcattcgttgatttgattttcattaaaaactttgtagaaggcgATCGATCTCAAATCACACactttttgctgaaaattgccCAATCTGAGAAGCAAAACGATGAGGTTAAAGTCAGCAAGGCTTGTGTCTTGTTAGATCAACTTTTGAGTTTGAAATTGTGTTCAAAAGCAGAATTCAGCAAAAGATCAATTTCATTCTTGCTGGGAATAGTTGAATGCTCAATACCAGAAAAAGGAACTGAGGGCtttgcaaaatttaaatctATCGTGAATAAAAAACctaaatccagaaatattttacTTCTTAAAGCAGCAGAAAATGGTTACTTAAAACTTGTACGCTTGACAATGGACGATTCCCCTGACGATTGGATAAACATTTCTTTTGACTGGTTAGATGGCTGGACGGCGCTACATTTTTCAGCAAACGGTGGTCATGAACCCGTTGTAGACTATCTTTTGGGTAAATCAGCGATTGTCGATACTGAAACGGCTGAAAATGGACAAACTGCGTTACATCTCGCTGCAGCAAAAGGTCACTCAATCATTATTGAGGCACTATTGGGTAAGAAAGCGAATATCAACGCTAGAACGACGGACTCTGGAGCAACTCCACTGCATTTGGCAGCTCAGCAAGGATCGACTGAAGTTGTTTCCAAACTATTAGAAAATGGAGCAGATAAATATGCCACTACGCTGGTTGATGGTGAGACTCCTTTGCATGTTGGTTGTCGTTATGGTCATCTGGATATCGTAAAACTATTAACAGCTAATGAGGAAGATATCAATATTCGAACAACGAAAAACGAATCCACACCTTTGCACGTTGCGACTGAGAATGGACACTCTGCCATCGCTAACTTTTTATTGGAGAAAGGCGCCTTGGTCAGCGTTGTAACGAAAGATTTGGGATTCACACCACTGCATTTTGCTGCTCAGAATGATTTAAGCGAAACAGTATCACTTTTATTGGATAAAGATGCACCAACTGACAGTATTTCAAAGTCAGATGGACAAACAGCATTACATTTAGCCGTAACTCATCGAAATGCTAATGTTGTTAGTCTACTTCTAGAGAAAAAAGCAAACATTAACATCCAAACTGAAAACGATGGTTGGACTGCACTACATTTAGCAATAAGAAACAACTCTTATGAAATGGTTGAAATGATGCTGCAATACGTAACAGACATAAATGCAATCAATGTTTGCAAAAAGAATCAAACTTTGCTACACGAAGCCGTGTTAACTGGTAATTCAAAGCTGGTTAAACTCATTCTTGATAGTGGAGCAGATACTGAAGCAGAGAATATTAACAAAATGACTCCGAAGGATTTGGCATCAAATTTAGACAACCAACAAAGACAGGAAATTGATGCAATTTTCAACGAGCATTTCAATAAAGATCTCACTTACGGGAAACGACCTGGGACAGCTGCAATTGCTGGTTTAAACTACGAATTGAAAATACTGACAATGGTTTTGTTCCGTTTGCTTCACGATGAAAAAATCGATGATTTTTATTTAGGTAGCAACATTGAAGGAGCTGGTTATTTTGACGACGTTGTCATAAGAACCAGATCAGGAGATAAATCTCGGGTTTACTTTATTCTTACCAAACATGCGAGAGCTGGACGCACTGAAAATTTGCTTGACACGATCAACATTCAAGggacaaattacaaatttaatctttttaagtattttgaaagCTACGTAGAAATACGGCAGCGTTTTAACTCAAAAAGTAACCATGTCATGTTCCAGGGGGAATTCGAACAAACAGAGTTAGAGCTGATACTCATGACTCCAATTGGGTTTGTAGTATTAGAGAATTGTCATACTGAACAAATTTCAGCTTTTAGTACTTTTTATACTAACAGCACAAGAAATGTGATTCAAATAATCCCTTCAAATGAATTGTTGCATGAATGGATATCGCAATCAagccaatttttgaaaaaaaaatttaatgaaatagaAAATGAATCTCATGAATCTCTATTGGACTTGGCGCGAGATTTCTtctcgaaatttaaaatttactcaGAATATGCTGCAGAAGACGAGATGGAAGGAATTATAAGACGTGACATTCTATCTAAACATTACGAATGTGATGAATTATTATATTTGAAGTCTTTAGCTGCTGTGGAAAGCTGGTATAAGCAAACAGGTGAGGTGACCTTTTTAACTAAAAGTAGTAAAATTTTCGAAACTTTTAACAACGAAATAGAACTGGATCAACTACATTCAATAAATACGAAAAAGGTTAAAGGTTTCGTTCCACGTGTCACCTATGAATATGATGATGCAACGAATTCAATATCAAAGGATTGTTtcaaagaaattgaagaaacattacccattttcataaactttttcAGCACCAAACCCTACATTACCTGCCTTAAGCTTTTATACCACGTTCATTCGCTAGGTTGTGAAGTCAAAATCGTGCTCCTCGATAAAGCAGAAGTCGAACAAACGCTGAGCGTTCTCTCGAAAGTCGATAAACCTCGATGTTTGTTTATCGCTGTTTTACCAGAACCGGATAAAGTGGCAATTGAAAAGCTAcgtaaaaaagtaaacaaactcGTCGTTGTTACTAAACACGAATACAGAGGGGAGTGGAAATCAATCGAAGATAAGACTTAA
- the LOC120428441 gene encoding LOW QUALITY PROTEIN: ankyrin-3-like (The sequence of the model RefSeq protein was modified relative to this genomic sequence to represent the inferred CDS: inserted 2 bases in 1 codon) yields MDLMQAAEENDILEAEKLLNSGADVNFTDNNRNTPLHVAVASGNPKLVELLLNRGAKSDAVSGDASMGGENKHAVEAVLLKMGKFREVQQQGKINKGILYETKLLTMVLFRVLLVGNSDSFYLGSSDADVGVFDDIILRTSCDGKTHLQFLQVKHKNPGYTVNFEDLIKPENTENDFNLCTLFESFLKIRYRFSPVSADVIFKGEYENMDVELIVLTPAKFIFPKDTYCKETNSRDSFYTTYLGKTLQIECTETILAILTTESKKWHQKIIAEILAKIIIIQNYNTNNLKDAMSKIEHENVVSTLAGENCDFNCSSLLRLYNNQRFVTVSRRDLKKMCDDIVDMIDGNLLPTSEEHNNLVHDFLSKLRFNSEQATTGWTPIHYGHDILVEHLLEKSTEIGSTALHLAAQKGYEKIVQISLEKGVNINRSMAEIGITPLHLAAREGLTDIVSLLLSCGANADRDTLVDGETALHIAARKGHLEVVQLLLKYGADLNRRTKTDDSTPLHYAALNNNPGIIQFLAEKGANIDCTTTIEGRTLLFDACLNGAIDAVKILLKMGANVHLGATGNAYTPLHCAAQENHPDIIKCLVAKGANIDCTTSDEGRTPLVQASIYGAIDAVKILLEMGANVHLGRTDNAYTPLHCAAQENHPEIIRLLVAKGANIDCAISDEGRTPLVQASIYGAIDAVKILLEMGANVHLGTTDDAYTPLHCAAEMNHPEIIRYLVAKGANIDCTTSDNGRTPLXMLLDMGANVNLGDAANGLTPLHLAAQKDQPEIVQLLVARGADINCTTTDDGRTPLFEACLNSALNAVEMLLKLGANVHIGSKGSDLTPLQWAAQQNLDESLLNAFSKSEDAILHHCCCC; encoded by the exons ATGGATCTAATGCAGGCAGCAGAGGAGAATGATATTTTGGAGGCAGAAAAACTGCTGAATTCCGGTGCAGACGTTAACTTTACAGACAACAATAGAAATACACCACTGCATGTCGCGGTAGCATCCGGAAATCCGAAACTTGTAGAACTGTTGCTGAACCGTGGAGCTAAAAGTGATGCTGTGAGCGGTGACGCATCAATGGGTGGAGAGAACAAACATGCGGTAGAAGCGGTTTTATTGAAGATGGGGAAATTCCGAGAGGTTCAGCAACAAGGAAAAATAAACAAGGGAATTCTGTACGAGACAAAGTTGCTGACCATGGTGCTGTTCCGGGTGCTCCTCGTTGGTAATAGTGACAGTTTTTATTTGGGAAGCAGCGATGCTGATGTAGGCGTTTTCGATGACATCATTCTCAGAACCAGTTGCGATGGTAAAACCCATCTGCAGTTTTTACAAGTGAAACACAAAAATCCCGGCTATACGGTTAATTTCGAAGATTTGATCAAACCGGAAAACACAGAAAATGATTTTAACTTATGCACATTATTTGagagctttttgaaaatacgatACAGATTTAGCCCAGTCAGTGCTGATGTGATATTTAAAGGAGAATATGAAAACATGGACGTGGAGCTGATAGTCTTAACCCcagcaaagtttatttttcctaAGGATACTTATTGCAAAGAAACAAACAGTCGAGATTCATTTTACACCACATATTTAGGAAAAACTCTACAAATAGAGTGCACTGAAACAATTTTAGCGATTTTAACAACTGAATCTAAAAAGTGGCACCAAAAAATTATTGCGGAGATTTTGGCTAAAATAATTATCATACAGAACTATAACACAAATAATCTGAAAGATGCCATGTCAAAAATTGAACACGAAAATGTAGTGAGCACCTTGGCTGGCGAAAATTGCGACTTTAATTGTTCGAGTTTATTGCGACTGTACAACAACCAACGATTTGTTACAGTAAGTAGGAGAGATTTGAAAAAGATGTGTGATGATATTGTGGACATGATCGACGGAAATCTTCTACCGACAAGTGAGGAGCATAATAATTTAGTGCATGATTTTTTATCCAAACTAAGATTTAACTCTGAACAGGCTACAACAGGCTGGACGCCAATACACTATGGTCACGATATATTAGTTGAACATCTTCTGGAAAAATCAACTGAAATAGGTTCGACTGCATTGCATTTGGCAGCTCAGAAAGGAtatgaaaaaattgttcaaatttcacTCGAAAAAGGAGTAAATATTAACCGTAGCATGGCGGAAATAGGAATCACTCCATTGCATCTGGCAGCACGGGAAGGATTGACCGACATTGTGTCCTTGTTGCTGTCATGCGGAGCAAATGCTGATAGGGATACTTTAGTTGATGGTGAAACAGCGTTGCACATTGCCGCCCGAAAAGGTCACCTGGAAGTTGTTCAGCTGTTGTTGAAATATGGTGCCGATTTGAACAGGAGAACAAAAACAGATGACTCTACGCCTTTACACTATGCAGCACTGAATAATAACCCTGGCATCATACAATTTTTAGCTGAAAAGGGTGCAAACATTGACTGCACTACCACAATTGAAGGTCGCACTCTTTTGTTTGACGCTTGTCTTAACGGTGCCATTGATGCTGTCAAAATTCTCCTCAAAATGGGGGCAAACGTTCATCTCGGAGCGACTGGCAACGCTTACACGCCATTGCACTGTGCAGCACAAGAGAATCATCCTGACATTATCAAGTGTTTGGTTGCGAAGGGAGCCAACATTGACTGCACTACCTCTGATGAAGGTCGAACTCCTCTGGTTCAGGCGTCTATTTACGGCGCCATTGATGCTGTCAAAATCCTCCTCGAAATGGGAGCAAACGTTCATCTAGGAAGGACTGACAACGCTTACACGCCATTGCACTGTGCAGCACAAGAGAACCACCCTGAAATCATCCGGTTGTTGGTTGCGAAGGGAGCCAACATTGACTGCGCAATATCTGATGAAGGTCGAACTCCTCTGGTTCAGGCGTCTATTTACGGCGCCATTGATGCTGTCAAAATCCTCCTCGAAATGGGGGCAAACGTTCATCTCGGAACAACTGACGATGCTTACACGCCGTTACACTGTGCAGCAGAAATGAACCACCCTGAAATCATCAGGTATTTGGTTGCGAAAGGGGCCAACATTGACTGCACTACCTCTGATAACGGTCGAACTCCTTT AATGCTTCTTGACATGGGCGCTAACGTTAACCTGGGCGATGCAGCAAATGGTTTAACTCCATTACACTTGGCAGCACAAAAGGACCAGCCTGAGATCGTTCAACTGCTAGTGGCTAGAGGAGCAGACATAAACTGCACAACCACGGATGACGGTCGAACTCCACTGTTCGAGGCTTGTCTAAATAGCGCCTTGAATGCGGTGGAAATGCTTCTGAAGTTGGGTGCTAACGTTCATATCGGTTCGAAGGGCAGTGACTTAACGCCACTGCAATGGGCAGCTcaacaaaatttggatgaaagtttgctcaatgcgtTCTCGAAGTCAGAAgatgcaattttgcatcattgttgttgttgttaa